From Debaryomyces hansenii CBS767 chromosome C complete sequence, a single genomic window includes:
- a CDS encoding DEHA2C17908p (weakly similar to uniprot|Q8A3P1 Bacteroides thetaiotaomicron unsaturated glucuronylhydrolase and uniprot|Q9P8B4 Agaricus bisporus dig1 Glucuronyl hydrolase): protein MSTQIYLDAIKEKLYGDSTVAKIWGVALPALSEPKPRTEFPDYSKGNRYSTKDVDYWTSGFFPGSLYALLERNDKFPDYFPSKKIHPVKLEFAARWWSHPLKSKSTKTDNHDIGFMIEPSFNKELAHSGDKEARDVLITAANSLATRFDTKVGCIRSWDHFFETRPSSFEKDLIVIIDNMCNLNLLYRGAQLNNDLRLSTIATTHAETTMKNHFREDWSSYHVVVYDRETGKAARKHTAQGYSDESSWTRGQAWGILGYTETYYFTKSQKFLDTAKRIVKYYLSHLPEDGVPPWDFHAPDKNIRDVSSGMVAAFGMLKIYEYTEEDEYLINALKLVNDCTKLCFNKESKLDDDGTVDLGDTDTILNGSTFNNNPNAPEEYKIFDHGLVYADYYFLMIGNKLLELGLYK, encoded by the coding sequence ATGTCGACACAAATTTACTTAGATGCAATTAAAGAGAAATTATACGGTGATTCCACCGTCGCAAAAATTTGGGGAGTTGCATTGCCTGCGTTGAGCGAGCCAAAACCACGGACTGAATTTCCTGACTACTCCAAAGGTAATAGATATTCTACCAAGGATGTCGACTATTGGACCTCTGGGTTTTTCCCAGGGTCACTTTATGCATTATTGGAGAGAAACGACAAATTTCCAGACTACTTTCCATctaaaaaaattcatccagttaaattagaatttgCCGCCAGATGGTGGTCCCATCCTTTAAAATCTAAATCAACTAAAACCGATAATCATGATATAGGTTTTATGATAGAAccttctttcaataaagaGCTAGCACACAGTGGCGATAAGGAAGCGAGAGATGTACTTATTACTGCAGCAAACTCGCTTGCTACTAGGTTTGATACGAAAGTTGGTTGTATTAGAAGTTGGGATCATTTTTTTGAAACCAGaccttcttcatttgaaaaagatttaattgttattattgataatatgtGTAATTTAAACTTATTATATCGTGGAGCtcaattgaacaatgaCTTGCGCTTATCTACAATTGCCACAACCCATGCAGAAACTACTATGAAAAATCACTTTAGAGAAGACTGGTCGTCTTATCATGTCGTTGTATATGACAGAGAAACAGGAAAGGCAGCAAGAAAGCACACGGCACAAGGTTATTCTGATGAATCATCATGGACAAGAGGTCAAGCATGGGGAATATTAGGTTACACAGAAACCTATTATTTCACTAAAAGTCAAAAGTTTTTAGACACTGCAAAAAGAATTGTTAAGTATTACTTGTCCCACTTGCCAGAAGATGGTGTTCCACCATGGGACTTTCATGCTCCAGATAAAAATATCCGTGATGTATCATCAGGTATGGTAGCCGCCTTTGGTATGCTTAAAATTTATGAGTAtactgaagaagatgaatatttgatcaATGCATTGAAGCTTGTTAATGATTGTACTAAGTTGTGTTTCAATAAAGAATCAAAGTTAGACGATGACGGTACAGTTGATCTTGGCGATACTGACACTATTTTGAATGGATCAACGTTTAACAATAATCCTAATGCTCctgaagaatataaaatattcgatCATGGTTTAGTTTATGCTGATTATTACTTTTTGATGATAGGTAACAAATTATTAGAGTTGGGTCTTTACAAATAG